A single genomic interval of Fibrobacter sp. UWB13 harbors:
- a CDS encoding 1-deoxy-D-xylulose-5-phosphate synthase: MLLEKIKSPADVKALDIKSLEQLAAEMRTALLKKLSKRGGHVAPNLGFVEGTIALHYVFDSPKDKIVYDVSHQSYSHKMLTGRAQAFLEESHYGDVTGYSEPTESEHDFFMVGHTSTSVSLALGLATARDVLRESGNVIAVIGDGSLSGGEAFEGLDNAGEYATNFIVVVNDNEMSIAENHGGLYKSLANLRATAGKSENNYFKSLGFDYKYLEQGNDIASLIEIFKSVKNSTRPVVVHLHTQKGRGYSYAEQNREGWHWAAPFNIETGEINWGSGENYGEILGLYLMAKIKSDPKVVVIHSAVPAGIGFHTARRKEAGKQYIDVGIAEEHAVALASGLAKGGAKPIYSTHGTFIQRTYDQLSQDLCVNNNPATILVTMSGADGMNDTTHLCIFDIPMLSNIPNLVYLCPTCVEEFKTMADWAIDQTEHPVAIRIPNAVHHRSDIFEKDYSRLNKFKVVHRGERVALIGLGDFYQRAAAVALELRREGIDATLVNPRYASGVDKDLLLELAKTHDVFVTLENGVVEGGFGQKVAAALGESKAKVLVRGLYKEFYDKVSFADLCEKNHLNPSQVAKDVMQLLS; the protein is encoded by the coding sequence ATGCTTCTAGAAAAAATCAAGTCCCCAGCCGACGTGAAAGCGTTGGACATCAAGAGTCTCGAACAGCTTGCCGCCGAAATGCGCACAGCACTCCTTAAAAAGCTTTCTAAGCGTGGCGGTCACGTGGCACCTAACCTCGGCTTTGTCGAAGGGACGATTGCGCTCCACTACGTTTTCGATTCTCCAAAGGACAAGATTGTTTACGACGTGAGCCATCAGAGCTACAGCCACAAAATGCTCACGGGCCGCGCCCAGGCGTTCTTGGAAGAATCGCATTACGGCGATGTGACGGGCTATAGCGAACCGACCGAAAGCGAACACGATTTTTTTATGGTGGGGCATACCTCTACGTCGGTGAGCCTTGCGCTTGGCCTTGCGACTGCTCGCGATGTGCTGCGTGAATCGGGCAATGTGATTGCTGTAATTGGTGACGGTTCCTTGAGCGGTGGCGAAGCGTTTGAAGGCCTTGACAATGCAGGCGAATACGCTACGAATTTTATCGTTGTGGTGAACGATAACGAAATGTCCATTGCCGAAAACCACGGCGGGCTTTACAAGTCCTTGGCGAATCTCCGCGCGACTGCAGGCAAGTCTGAAAACAATTACTTCAAGTCTCTTGGCTTTGATTACAAGTACCTTGAACAAGGTAACGATATCGCTTCGCTCATTGAAATTTTCAAGTCCGTGAAAAATTCGACGCGCCCGGTCGTGGTGCATCTGCATACGCAAAAAGGCCGTGGCTATTCCTATGCCGAACAAAACCGCGAAGGCTGGCATTGGGCGGCTCCGTTCAACATCGAAACGGGCGAAATCAATTGGGGCAGTGGCGAAAATTACGGTGAAATTCTCGGCCTTTATCTGATGGCAAAAATCAAGAGTGACCCGAAGGTTGTCGTGATACATTCCGCAGTTCCGGCGGGAATCGGCTTCCATACGGCTCGCCGTAAGGAGGCTGGCAAGCAGTACATAGATGTGGGTATCGCTGAAGAACATGCGGTGGCTCTTGCATCTGGGCTTGCAAAGGGCGGGGCAAAGCCGATTTACAGTACCCATGGCACGTTTATCCAACGCACCTACGACCAGCTTTCGCAGGACTTGTGCGTGAACAATAATCCCGCTACGATTCTCGTGACAATGTCGGGTGCAGATGGTATGAACGATACGACGCACCTCTGCATTTTCGATATCCCGATGCTTAGCAATATTCCGAACTTAGTTTATCTTTGCCCGACATGCGTCGAAGAATTCAAGACGATGGCGGACTGGGCGATTGACCAGACGGAACATCCGGTGGCAATCCGCATTCCGAATGCCGTGCACCATAGGAGTGATATTTTCGAGAAGGATTACTCCAGACTCAACAAGTTTAAGGTCGTGCATCGTGGCGAGCGCGTAGCTTTGATTGGTCTTGGCGATTTCTACCAGCGTGCCGCAGCTGTGGCGCTTGAACTGCGTCGCGAAGGTATTGATGCAACGCTTGTGAACCCGCGTTATGCAAGCGGTGTGGATAAGGATTTGCTTTTGGAACTTGCAAAGACTCACGATGTGTTTGTCACGCTCGAAAATGGCGTGGTTGAGGGCGGTTTTGGTCAGAAGGTGGCTGCAGCTCTTGGCGAATCAAAGGCGAAAGTGCTTGTGCGTGGGCTTTACAAGGAATTCTACGACAAGGTGAGCTTTGCGGATCTCTGTGAGAAAAATCACTTGAATCCGTCGCAGGTCGCAAAAGACGTGATGCAACTCCTATCGTAA
- a CDS encoding alpha/beta hydrolase produces MKKVKIIVMIIPLVLFFIASAVYVYFANAEAMHDVILDSTSKIDVDPDIIEKSLSKVQVDMELGEPFKVYPIETSPDSEEVFRSTLIEYPFGSSPRADSQNNVSLRGIILYVHGYNDYFFQKELAEKADSAGFAFFAIDLHYCGRSYVDGEPRGDMRNIKEFYAELDVAVELSKKIAVDDYEEAERVPFVIVAHSQGGLISSLYVNDRSDEHFAALVLNSPFLDMNFNWFLRKIGLPIIADLSIFLPDFSVGSTGNPNYAYSLLKHEKGEWEYNENLKSESRPEQFLGWLRAIMNGQKRVHSKLDIKSPVLVMHGDCSEDGDEWTDDYMHCDGVLNVDHIQEWAPNLGEKVTTRTIPDGLHDLFLSRKDVRDKAYQEAFGFIDSHVKKD; encoded by the coding sequence ATGAAAAAAGTTAAAATAATCGTCATGATTATTCCGCTGGTGCTTTTCTTTATTGCATCGGCGGTTTATGTGTATTTTGCGAATGCCGAAGCGATGCACGATGTGATATTGGATAGTACGTCCAAGATTGATGTGGATCCCGATATTATTGAAAAGTCCCTGTCTAAAGTGCAGGTGGACATGGAACTCGGCGAGCCTTTTAAAGTTTACCCGATTGAAACGAGCCCCGATAGCGAGGAAGTTTTCCGCTCGACGTTGATTGAGTATCCATTTGGGAGTTCTCCGCGTGCAGATTCGCAGAATAACGTGAGCTTGCGTGGTATCATCTTGTACGTGCATGGCTACAACGATTACTTCTTCCAGAAGGAACTAGCCGAAAAGGCGGATTCTGCGGGCTTTGCATTCTTTGCGATTGATTTGCACTATTGCGGACGTTCGTATGTGGATGGCGAACCGCGTGGTGACATGCGTAATATCAAGGAATTTTACGCTGAACTGGATGTCGCTGTAGAACTCAGCAAAAAAATTGCCGTGGACGATTACGAAGAGGCGGAACGCGTTCCGTTTGTGATTGTGGCGCATTCCCAGGGTGGCTTGATTTCGTCACTTTACGTGAATGACCGTAGTGATGAACATTTTGCGGCACTTGTGCTCAACAGCCCGTTCTTGGATATGAACTTTAATTGGTTCCTGCGTAAAATTGGGCTCCCTATTATTGCGGACTTGTCCATATTCTTGCCGGATTTTTCTGTCGGTTCTACGGGAAATCCCAACTATGCCTACTCCCTTTTGAAACATGAAAAGGGTGAATGGGAATACAACGAAAATTTAAAAAGTGAATCTCGCCCGGAACAATTTTTGGGTTGGCTCCGTGCCATTATGAATGGTCAAAAGCGTGTTCACTCCAAGCTTGATATTAAGTCTCCGGTGCTTGTGATGCATGGCGATTGCTCTGAAGATGGCGATGAATGGACGGACGATTACATGCATTGTGATGGGGTGCTGAACGTGGATCACATCCAGGAATGGGCTCCGAATTTGGGCGAAAAGGTAACGACGCGTACAATTCCCGATGGCTTGCACGACTTGTTCCTCTCTCGCAAGGATGTTCGCGATAAGGCTTACCAAGAAGCGTTTGGTTTTATCGATTCCCATGTAAAGAAAGATTAA